A stretch of Rhododendron vialii isolate Sample 1 chromosome 4a, ASM3025357v1 DNA encodes these proteins:
- the LOC131323588 gene encoding receptor-like protein 7 produces the protein MDSSLYLHMFLMIFCCFNINVLTNSYSSTQPLCHEDERSALLQFKHSFDVKKFASGDPSAYPKVESWKLNANASDCCLWDGVECDRDTGRVIDLDLSSSFLYGSINSNSSLFSLVHLRRLNLADNHFNYSQIPTGIGNLSRLRSLKLNNSFFSGQIPSEISSLSQLTFLCLSGHFDPLSTEYLLKLEKPNLKDLVQNLTNLKVLNLNVVNVSSTVPGALSNMTSLTYLNLANCLLYGEFPMGIFHLPNLRHLDLILNENLIGYLPEFPRGSPLEVLIISYTSFSGVLPTSIRNPHSLTVLKLHFCNLYGTLPPSLGNLAQLTSLGLLGNNFWGQIPSSIANLSKLTELGLSTSAFDAGTSLSFPFGKLSKLTTLYLIGTTINGVLPQSLANLTQLSILVLSNNELLGEIPSWLLNLTQLTNLDFSENQLSSMFPRSISLLKHLQSLDLSSNNLSGKVELDIFQNLQNLAVLRLNENKLTVLATNSTNVTLPKFISIGLESCNLKKFPDFLRFQDELQSLSLADNSIHGEIPTWLWNTSKERMSEIELYGNFLTGFEEHPDAIPWISLQLLDFSFNRLRGPVLLPPPSILVYMIAGNLLTGEIPPSFCQNRFLYALDLSDNYLSGAIPECLTSSSNDSLLLLNLSGNNFHGTVPPMFMRGIKMIDLSQNQLHGEVPRSLANCTMLEILVLGDNQIKDTFPFWLATLPELQVLILRSNKFHGVIENPKIGLKFPKLRIIDLSYNDFSGLLPSKYFQNWKAMKVVTKGHSTYMRALKPEYIYFGNIGYSWYFIYSITVSTKGRILLYSGIQSVFVVMDLSRNKFSGEIPESLGNLNGVQVLNISKNYLIGVIPSSLTNLTNLESLDLSQNLLSGEIPQQLSKLNFLSVLNVSHNRLTGPIPQGKQFDIFDNSSYGGNIGLCGVPLMRLCKNSEKLPPPPPAHSSQGNGLEFSTGIYWMVIMMGYGSGLIIGLVIGQMLTTRYHEWFVAIFERAKKTQRRPKRKARRN, from the coding sequence ATGGATTCATCTTTGTATCTTCACATGTTCCTGATGATCTTCTGTTGCTTTAATATTAACGTTTTGACTAACTCTTACTCTTCTACGCAGCCACTATGCCATGAAGATGAGAGATCAGCCTTGCTGCAGTTCAAGCATAGCTTTGACGTCAAGAAGTTTGCTTCTGGCGACCCTTCTGCCTATCCAAAGGTTGAGTCATGGAAGCTCAATGCAAATGCTAGCGATTGCTGCTTGTGGGATGGCGTGGAGTGTGACCGTGACACCGGTCGTGTGATTGATCTCGACCTCAGTAGCAGCTTCCTCTATGGTTCTATCAACTCCAACAGCAGCCTCTTCAGCCTTGTTCACCTTAGGAGGTTGAACCTTGCTGACAATCACTTCAATTATTCTCAAATTCCGACCGGAATTGGAAATCTTTCGAGACTAAGGAGTCTCAAACTcaacaattcttttttttccggtcaGATCCCTTCAGAGATTTCCTCTCTTTCACAATTGACTTTCCTTTGTCTATCTGGACACTTTGACCCACTTTCTACTGAATAtcttttgaaacttgaaaaaccCAATCTGAAAGACCTAGTTCAAAACCTAACCAACCTGAAAGTACTAAACCTCAATGTGGTGAACGTATCTTCTACGGTGCCAGGTGCTTTATCGAATATGACCTCTCTGACATATCTTAATCTTGCAAATTGTTTGCTTTACGGTGAATTCCCAATGGGCATTTTTCATCTACCAAACCTACGGCATCTAGACCTTATACTCAATGAAAACCTCATTGGTTATCTTCCTGAATTTCCCCGCGGTAGTCCGCTTGAGGTATTGATCATTTCATACACAAGTTTTTCGGGAGTGCTTCCAACTTCAATTAGGAATCCTCATTCCTTAACTGTGTTAAAATTACATTTCTGCAATTTGTATGGGACTCTTCCACCCTCGCTTGGCAATCTAGCCCAGCTCACGTCTCTGGGTCTTTTGGGAAACAATTTCTGGGGACAAATTCCTTCATCAATCGCAAACTTATCAAAACTAACTGAATTAGGACTCAGCACTAGTGCTTTTGATGCAGGAACGTCCCTATCTTTCCCCTTTGGAAAGCTATCGAAACTCACTACATTATACCTTATTGGTACAACAATAAATGGTGTATTACCACAGTCTCTTGCAAACTTGACCCAGCTATCCATCTTAGTTCTTAGCAACAATGAGTTACTTGGTGAAATCCCATCTTGGCTTCTGAACCTCACCCAATTAACCAATCTAGACTTTTCAGAAAATCAACTATCTAGCATGTTTCCTAGATCAATCTCTCTACTCAAGCATCTTCAAAGTCTTGATCTTTCTTCAAACAACTTGAGTGGTAAAGTTGAGCTAGATATCTTTCAAAATCTCCAAAACCTTGCTGTATTGCGATTGAACGAAAACAAATTGACGGTGCTCGCAACAAACAGTACCAATGTTACTCTACCCAAATTCATAAGTATAGGATTGGAGTCAtgcaacttgaagaagttcCCAGATTTCTTGAGGTTCCAAGATGAATTACAATCGCTTAGTTTGGCTGATAACAGTATTCATGGCGAGATTCCAACTTGGTTGTGGAACACAAGTAAAGAAAGAATGAGTGAAATCGAGCTTTATGGAAACTTTCTTACAGGATTTGAGGAGCATCCAGATGCCATTCCATGGATATCACTACAACTCCTAGATTTCAGCTTTAATAGGCTGCGAGGACCAGTCCTACTTCCACCACCGTCTATCCTTGTTTATATGATCGCTGGGAATTTACTAACCGGAGAAATCCCACCATCATTCTGCCAAAATAGGTTTCTTTATGCGCTTGACTTGTCCGATAATTACTTAAGTGGGGCCATACCTGAATGCTTGACCAGTTCTAGCAATGATTCTCTGTTGTTGCTCAATTTGAGTGGCAATAATTTTCATGGTACTGTTCCTCCTATGTTCATGAGGGGGATCAAGATGATTGACTTGAGTCAAAATCAATTGCATGGGGAGGTACCACGTTCATTGGCTAATTGTACAATGCTTGAAATTCTTGTTCTAGGAGATAATCAGATCAAGGACACTTTTCCCTTTTGGTTGGCAACTCTCCCTGAGTTACAAGTTCTTATACTCCGATCTAACAAATTTCATGGTGTCATTGAGAATCCTAAAATCGGTTTAAAGTTTCCAAAGTTGCGGATCATTGACCTCTCTTACAATGATTTCTCTGGTTTATTGCCATCAAAATACTTTCAGAACTGGAAAGCAATGAAAGTGGTCACGAAAGGGCATTCAACATATATGCGTGCGTTGAAACccgaatatatatattttggaaaCATTGGTTACAGTTGGTATTTTATTTATTCAATAACAGTATCTACCAAAGGGAGAATTCTGTTGTATTCGGGGATCCAAAGTGTATTTGTAGTTATGGATCTTTCAAGGAACAAATTCAGCGGCGAAATTCCAGAATCCCTTGGAAATCTCAATGGAGTTCAAGTGCTAAACATTTCCAAAAACTACCTGATTGGCGTCATCCCGTCATCCTTGACAAATCTGACAAACTTGGAATCGTTGGACCTATCTCAAAACCTCCTCTCAGGAGAGATCCCTCAACAGCTATCCAAACTAAATTTCCTCTCAGTCTTAAACGTTTCTCATAACCGTCTCACTGGCCCCATACCTCAAGGTAAACAATTCGATATATTTGATAATAGTTCATATGGTGGGAATATTGGATTGTGTGGTGTCCCCCTGATGAGGTTATGCAAGAATTCAGAAAAGttacccccaccaccaccagcacaCAGCTCGCAAGGCAATGGTTTAGAGTTTTCGACAGGTATCTACTGGATGGTCATAATGATGGGATATGGGAGTGGACTGATAATTGGGTTGGTTATTGGGCAGATGCTGACCACAAGGTATCATGAATGGTTTGTTGCGATCTTCGAAAGGGCAAAGAAAACTCAAAGGAGGCCGAAAAGGAAGGCGCGAAGAAACTAA
- the LOC131322886 gene encoding uncharacterized protein LOC131322886 isoform X2 has protein sequence MDPRLWHKVAAISGVAALGLGTYGAHAFKPKNPTYKEVWHTASLYHLVHTAALVAAPVTQRPNIFGGLLTTGIVAFSGTFEGSAVNNMATATRGHN, from the exons ATGGATCCTCGTCTCTGGCACAAAGTCGCTGCTATTTCTg GAGTAGCTGCTCTTGGGTTGGGGACTTATGGTGCTCATGccttcaaacccaaaaatcccACTTACAAAGag GTTTGGCACACGGCATCTCTCTACCACTTGGTTCACACAGCTGCTTTGGTTGCTGCTCCTGTCACCCAACGCCCCAATATT TTTGGAGGCCTTTTGACTACTGGAATTGTGGCATTCTCAGGGAC CTTTGAAGGTTCAGCTGTAAACAATATGGCAACAGCTACTAGAGGGCACAACTGA
- the LOC131322886 gene encoding uncharacterized protein LOC131322886 isoform X1: MDPRLWHKVAAISGVAALGLGTYGAHAFKPKNPTYKEVWHTASLYHLVHTAALVAAPVTQRPNIFGGLLTTGIVAFSGTCYAVALLEDRKYSTLAPFGGFAFVAAWASLLF; the protein is encoded by the exons ATGGATCCTCGTCTCTGGCACAAAGTCGCTGCTATTTCTg GAGTAGCTGCTCTTGGGTTGGGGACTTATGGTGCTCATGccttcaaacccaaaaatcccACTTACAAAGag GTTTGGCACACGGCATCTCTCTACCACTTGGTTCACACAGCTGCTTTGGTTGCTGCTCCTGTCACCCAACGCCCCAATATT TTTGGAGGCCTTTTGACTACTGGAATTGTGGCATTCTCAGGGAC GTGTTATGCTGTGGCATTGCTTGAGGACAGAAAGTACTCCACCTTAGCTCCGTTTGGTGGTTTTGCGTTTGTTGCTGCTTGGGCAAGCTTGCTTTTCTGA
- the LOC131322885 gene encoding uncharacterized protein LOC131322885 isoform X2, translated as MDPRLWHKVAALSGISALGLGTYSAHGFKPKNPTYKEVWRTAILYQLVHTAALLAAPVTTHPNIFGGLLTTGIVTFSGSCYVVALLEDRKYGTLARFGACAFIAAWASLLF; from the exons ATGGATCCTCGGCTCtggcacaaagtggctgctctttCT GGAATATCTGCTCTTGGGCTGGGGACTTATAGTGCTCATGgcttcaaacccaaaaaccccACTTACAAAGag GTTTGGCGAACGGCAATTCTGTACCAGTTGGTTCACACTGCTGCTTTGCTTGCTGCTCCTGTAACCACACATCCCAACATT TTTGGAGGCCTTTTGACTACTGGAATTGTGACATTCTCCGGGTC GTGTTATGTTGTGGCATTGCTCGAGGACAGAAAGTACGGTACCTTAGCTCGATTTGGTGCCTGTGCGTTTATTGCCGCTTGGGCGAGCTTGCTTTTCTAA
- the LOC131322885 gene encoding uncharacterized protein LOC131322885 isoform X3, which yields MDPRLWHKVAALSGISALGLGTYSAHGFKPKNPTYKEVWRTAILYQLVHTAALLAAPVTTHPNIFGGLLTTGIVTFSGSYMANFRTH from the exons ATGGATCCTCGGCTCtggcacaaagtggctgctctttCT GGAATATCTGCTCTTGGGCTGGGGACTTATAGTGCTCATGgcttcaaacccaaaaaccccACTTACAAAGag GTTTGGCGAACGGCAATTCTGTACCAGTTGGTTCACACTGCTGCTTTGCTTGCTGCTCCTGTAACCACACATCCCAACATT TTTGGAGGCCTTTTGACTACTGGAATTGTGACATTCTCCGGGTC GTACATGGCTAATTTTCGGACCCATTAA
- the LOC131322885 gene encoding uncharacterized protein LOC131322885 isoform X1: MDPRLWHKVAALSGLANGNSVPVGSHCCFACCSCNHTSQHFWRPFDYWNCDILRVVLCCGIARGQKVRYLSSIWCLCVYCRLGELAFLRFQSGGLKEGEFLLKSSSRAERPYKQDVSAKWTFD, from the exons ATGGATCCTCGGCTCtggcacaaagtggctgctctttCTG GTTTGGCGAACGGCAATTCTGTACCAGTTGGTTCACACTGCTGCTTTGCTTGCTGCTCCTGTAACCACACATCCCAACATT TTTGGAGGCCTTTTGACTACTGGAATTGTGACATTCTCCGGGTC GTGTTATGTTGTGGCATTGCTCGAGGACAGAAAGTACGGTACCTTAGCTCGATTTGGTGCCTGTGCGTTTATTGCCGCTTGGGCGAGCTTGCTTTTCTAAGATTTCAATCTGGCGGATTGAAAGAGGGTGAGTTTCTCCTAAAAAGTTCATCTAGAGCTGAAAGACCTTACAAACAAGATGTTTCTGCTAAGTGGACTTTTGATTAA